A window of Castanea sativa cultivar Marrone di Chiusa Pesio chromosome 1, ASM4071231v1 contains these coding sequences:
- the LOC142620056 gene encoding LOB domain-containing protein 25-like: MSDKAGNSHSGSQACAACRYQRRKCAKDCPLAPFFPPHRQKDFLNAHKLFGVSNIVKTIRDLNSDQKKIAMNSIVFEANARANDPVYGCCPIMWELQRQYMYFKAEYDLVLKQLSILHAQMAGPSTFASNIDVNTSDLSYSQLQHKQQLSAVDVAPFLEFGDEKEAVGFVANDSTHGKQPLEDVSEDIKPLLIFDDVNDSTQCSKKVEDFGSIQDELQESTIHASN, from the exons ATGAGCGACAAGGCTGGCAACAGTCATAGTGGATCACAAGCTTGTGCCGCGTGTAGGTACCAACGTAGAAAATGTGCTAAAGATTGCCCTCTAGCCCCATTTTTCCCTCCTCATCGTCAAAAAGACTTTCTGAATGCCCACAAACTCTTTGGCGTCAGTAACATTGTGAAAACCATAAGGGACTTGAACTCTGACCAGAAAAAGATAGCCATGAACTCCATTGTTTTTGAAGCTAATGCTCGTGCAAATGACCCTGTTTATGGATGCTGCCCTATTATGTGGGAGCTTCAGCGCCAGTATATGTATTTCAAGGCTGAGTACGATCTAGTGCTTAAACAACTCTCCATTTTGCATGCCCAAATGGCAGGTCCTTCAACTTTTGCTAGCAATATTGATGTGAACACATCCGACTTATCTTATTCTCAACTACAACACAAACAGCAACTATCTGCTGTAGATGTGGCTCCTTTCCTTGAATTTGGTGATGAAAAAGAGGCGGTTGGTTTTGTTGCCAATGATTCAACTCATGGTAAACAACCATTGGAAGATGTGTCAGAGGATATCAAACCACTTCTGATATTCGATGATGTTAATGATTCAACTCAATGCAG taaaaaGGTGGAAGATTTTGGCTCAATTCAAGATGAACTGCAAGAATCAACAATCCATGCCAGCAATTAg